One window from the genome of Nicotiana sylvestris chromosome 9, ASM39365v2, whole genome shotgun sequence encodes:
- the LOC138877275 gene encoding uncharacterized protein, with amino-acid sequence MGLFVSSCGNTYILVTVDYASKWNEAIVLPKNEARSVLVFLKNIFTRFGTPRAIISDGGSYFCNKAFDTLLTKYGVTHKVTTPYHPQASGHVKVSNRKILSKTVNANWTDWAKKLDDALWAYRMTYKIPIGMSPYQLVFRKACHLSVELEHKVMWALKKLNLEWDVTTNLRVAQLNELDKFWYHAYKSSSLCKDKMKHLHDKYIQNKEFKEGDNVLLFNSRLWMFPENLKSK; translated from the coding sequence atgggtctttttgtgagttcttgtggaaacacctacatcttggtcaCGGTTGATTATGCGTCCAAATGGAATGAGGCTATTGTTTTACCCAAAAATGAAGCGAGAAGTGTGTTGGTGTTTTTGAAGAACATTtttacaagatttggtactccaagggctatcataagtgatgggggatcgtatttttgcaacaaagctttcgacaccttactcaccaagtatggtgtcactcataaagtcacgaccccctatcatcctcaagcaagtggtcacgTGAAAGTCTCCAATCGGAAGATTTTGTCCAAAACAGTGAATGCCAACTGGACGGATTGGGCaaagaaacttgatgatgctttatgggcttatagAATGACTTACAAAATACCGATTGGAATGTCTCCATACCAGTTGGTATTcaggaaagcttgtcatctttcggtggaacttgagcataaagtcatgtgggctttaaagaagttgaatcttgagtgggatgtcacCACCAACTTAAGAGTGGCACAATTGAATGAGCTAGATAAGTTTTGGTACCATGCATACAAAAGTTCGTCCTTATGCAAGGATAAGATGAAGCACCTACATGACAAGTACATTCAAAACAAGGAGTTTAAAGAAGGTGATAATGTGttgttgttcaattctcggttatggaTGTTTCCAGAAAATTTGAAGTCTAAATAg